Proteins from a single region of Hymenobacter aquaticus:
- a CDS encoding TonB-dependent receptor: protein MHRSILLSLLLLTFFLPATSWAQTLSGLIAGKLVGTDGAPLENISVSLKKAGTGVNTAADGSFKLKAEAGSQLLHISGLGYVTQETAVTVVAGQTTTLPTITLAVNKHELAEVQITGQRGLNQRPTTIGKMPVAPLDLPQAAVTIDRQVLEQQQVLRLSDALVNVSGLYVTSTTGGTQEELGSRGFAYGSNNTFKNGVRFNNGVMPEASALERLEVLKGSAAILYGNVAAGGVLNLVTKKPQFERGGSVGLRGGSFGFWKPMVDVYGAVGQSDKVAFRLNGSFEKANSFRDEVTSQRVYVNPSLLFELSPKTTLVLEGDYLRDNRTPDFGVGAIDYNILDSRSRFLNVPGAKNTTNQTSTTATLTSRLTDAWQLRATGGFQRYDNEQRTGNRPTGINNGTITKTNSTTKVSTVYARPQLYGNWQRSLSRTQTAENYYLAQLDLTGKFRTGWLGHTLLVGADADQYQTNALTYGAQAFDSINVLDRSRAVPAPAKRVSGYDQLVFSSRTLGSTRRAGFYAQDLLAISEQVKLLAGVRWSYLETPVTTYAYDAPVNGVQKITATEAKTRYDNAFSPRLGLVFQPLKTMSLFASYSNSFVPNTSASSFDADGKPLAPSVIDQYEVGLKNDLFKGALSANVTAYRIVNSNQTQTILPGAANYNQNRPTAQEMAGEVTSKGVEIDVQSKPMMGWSVITGYSYNHTAYTNSNIYENGSRLRYNPAHTANLSLYYAFSSAFGGHSFLRGLNAGITTYYVGDKLAGRNTRLVDPSTGKAWATADAFKLIRIPDYTQFDASLGYTYDRLSVRVKLANILNELSYNLHDDNSVNPIAPRNFSATASYRL from the coding sequence ATGCACCGCTCCATCCTGCTTTCGCTTTTGCTGCTGACCTTCTTTTTACCGGCTACCAGCTGGGCCCAGACGCTAAGCGGCTTGATTGCGGGAAAGCTGGTGGGCACCGACGGCGCGCCTCTGGAAAACATTTCGGTGAGCCTAAAAAAGGCCGGTACCGGCGTGAATACCGCGGCCGATGGTAGCTTTAAACTTAAAGCCGAAGCGGGCTCCCAGCTGCTGCACATCAGCGGCCTGGGCTACGTAACCCAGGAAACGGCGGTGACGGTGGTAGCGGGCCAGACGACCACACTGCCTACCATCACCCTGGCCGTCAACAAGCACGAGTTGGCTGAAGTACAAATCACCGGGCAGCGCGGCCTGAACCAGCGCCCGACGACCATTGGCAAAATGCCCGTTGCCCCGCTCGATTTGCCCCAGGCGGCCGTTACCATCGACCGGCAGGTGCTGGAGCAGCAGCAGGTACTGCGGCTGAGCGACGCGCTGGTGAACGTGAGCGGCCTGTACGTGACCAGCACCACCGGCGGCACCCAGGAAGAGCTGGGCAGCCGGGGCTTTGCCTACGGCTCGAACAACACCTTTAAGAACGGGGTGCGCTTCAACAACGGCGTGATGCCCGAAGCCAGCGCCCTGGAGCGCCTGGAAGTATTGAAGGGCAGCGCCGCCATTCTCTACGGCAACGTGGCCGCCGGGGGCGTGCTGAACCTGGTAACCAAGAAGCCGCAGTTTGAGCGGGGCGGCTCGGTGGGGCTGCGCGGGGGCTCCTTTGGCTTCTGGAAACCGATGGTCGACGTGTACGGGGCCGTGGGTCAGAGCGACAAAGTAGCGTTTCGTCTGAACGGCTCGTTCGAAAAAGCCAACAGCTTCCGCGACGAGGTAACCTCGCAGCGCGTGTACGTGAACCCCTCGCTGCTCTTTGAGCTGAGCCCGAAAACGACCCTGGTGCTGGAAGGCGACTACCTGCGCGACAACCGCACGCCCGACTTCGGCGTCGGCGCCATCGACTACAACATCCTGGACTCGCGCAGCCGCTTCCTGAACGTGCCCGGCGCGAAGAATACCACTAATCAAACGAGCACCACCGCCACGCTCACCAGCCGCCTGACCGACGCCTGGCAGCTGCGGGCCACCGGCGGCTTCCAGCGCTACGACAACGAGCAGCGGACCGGCAACCGCCCCACGGGTATCAACAACGGCACGATTACCAAGACCAATTCGACTACGAAGGTCAGCACGGTGTATGCGCGGCCCCAGCTCTACGGCAACTGGCAGCGTAGCCTCTCGCGCACCCAAACGGCCGAGAACTACTACCTGGCCCAGCTGGACCTGACCGGCAAGTTCCGCACCGGCTGGCTGGGCCACACCCTGCTGGTGGGCGCCGATGCCGACCAGTACCAAACCAACGCGCTGACTTACGGGGCCCAGGCCTTTGACTCCATCAACGTGCTGGACCGCAGCAGGGCGGTGCCGGCGCCGGCCAAGCGCGTCAGCGGCTACGACCAGCTCGTGTTCAGCTCCCGGACGCTGGGCAGCACCCGCCGGGCCGGCTTCTACGCCCAGGATTTGCTGGCTATTTCGGAGCAGGTGAAGCTGCTGGCCGGGGTGCGCTGGAGCTACCTCGAAACGCCCGTGACGACCTACGCCTACGACGCCCCGGTGAACGGCGTGCAGAAGATTACGGCCACCGAGGCGAAAACCCGCTACGACAACGCCTTTTCGCCCCGCCTCGGCCTGGTGTTCCAGCCCCTTAAGACGATGTCGCTGTTTGCCTCCTACTCCAACTCGTTCGTGCCCAACACCTCGGCCAGCTCCTTCGATGCCGACGGCAAGCCCCTGGCGCCTTCCGTCATCGACCAGTACGAGGTGGGCCTCAAGAATGACCTGTTCAAAGGCGCGTTGTCGGCCAACGTGACGGCCTACCGCATCGTGAACAGCAACCAGACCCAGACCATCCTGCCGGGCGCGGCCAACTATAACCAGAACCGTCCCACGGCCCAGGAAATGGCCGGCGAGGTAACCAGCAAGGGCGTGGAAATTGACGTGCAGAGCAAGCCGATGATGGGCTGGTCGGTTATTACGGGCTACAGCTACAACCACACGGCCTACACCAACAGCAATATCTACGAAAACGGCAGCCGCCTGCGCTACAACCCGGCCCACACCGCCAACTTGAGCCTGTACTACGCCTTCAGCAGCGCCTTCGGGGGCCACAGCTTCCTGCGCGGCCTGAATGCGGGCATCACCACCTACTACGTGGGCGACAAGCTGGCCGGCCGCAATACCCGCCTCGTGGACCCCAGCACGGGCAAAGCCTGGGCCACCGCCGACGCCTTCAAGCTGATCCGCATCCCCGACTACACCCAATTCGACGCCTCCCTGGGCTATACCTACGACCGGCTGTCGGTGCGGGTGAAGCTGGCCAATATTCTCAACGAGCTGAGCTACAACCTGCACGACGACAACAGCGTGAACCCCATTGCCCCCCGCAACTTCTCGGCCACGGCCAGCTACCGGTTATAA
- a CDS encoding Crp/Fnr family transcriptional regulator, protein MLAHLKSYLQAKLPLTDEQFATLARTLLPRELKRQQTLVRQGEVGRYGAFVTQGCLRSFVVDRKGKEHVLQFAPENWWIADQHGLIHHEPALFSIDALEDSRVLLFGPDFYQQLPQLGPPFQSFFYELQQNSLQAMQKRLIATLSAPAEERYLEFIRTYPSLAQRLPQRLIAAYLGITPESLSRIRKELSRGEG, encoded by the coding sequence ATGCTGGCTCACCTTAAATCGTACCTGCAAGCCAAGCTGCCGCTGACCGACGAGCAGTTTGCCACCCTGGCCCGCACCCTGCTGCCCCGGGAGCTGAAGCGGCAGCAGACGCTGGTGCGGCAGGGCGAGGTGGGGCGCTACGGCGCCTTCGTCACGCAGGGCTGCCTGCGCAGCTTCGTGGTCGACCGCAAAGGCAAGGAACACGTGCTACAGTTTGCGCCCGAAAACTGGTGGATAGCCGACCAGCACGGCCTGATCCACCACGAGCCGGCGCTGTTCTCCATCGACGCGCTGGAAGATTCGCGGGTGCTGCTCTTCGGCCCCGACTTCTACCAGCAACTGCCCCAACTCGGCCCGCCGTTCCAGAGCTTTTTCTACGAGTTGCAGCAAAACAGCCTGCAAGCCATGCAGAAGCGCCTGATTGCCACGCTCAGCGCCCCGGCCGAGGAGCGCTACCTGGAGTTTATCCGCACCTACCCGTCGTTGGCCCAGCGCCTGCCCCAGCGCCTGATTGCCGCGTACCTGGGCATCACGCCCGAGTCGCTGAGCCGCATCCGCAAGGAGCTGAGCCGCGGAGAGGGGTAA
- the ygiD gene encoding 4,5-DOPA-extradiol-dioxygenase, with protein sequence MNRQSFLKTLAILPFASAMNLHDLHKTTTSFAKTERMPVLFVGHGSPMNALEDNAFTRRMQQLGQEIRRRQLPQAILVVSAHWLTRGTFAGLNEQPETIHDFGGFPQELFAMQYPAPGAPTFAQSIIEHVQGVHGSHDWGLDHGTWTILHHLFPAADIPVFQLSLDATKSMQQHYDLARQLRFLRDRGVLIIGSGNVVHNLRQSMPKLMLGDATPYDWAIEFDEWVKARLNQRDFASLVNYQQLSGASGQLAVPTTDHYLPLLYSLGLADKDEDITHTFEEVSYGGLSMRTFVAG encoded by the coding sequence ATGAACCGCCAGTCCTTTCTGAAAACGCTGGCCATTCTGCCTTTCGCCTCCGCCATGAACCTACACGACCTTCATAAAACCACTACTTCCTTCGCCAAAACCGAGCGGATGCCCGTGCTCTTCGTGGGCCACGGCTCCCCGATGAATGCGCTGGAAGACAACGCCTTTACCCGCCGCATGCAGCAGCTGGGCCAGGAAATCCGGCGGCGCCAGCTGCCCCAGGCCATTCTGGTGGTGTCGGCCCACTGGCTTACCCGGGGCACCTTTGCCGGCCTAAACGAGCAGCCCGAAACTATCCACGACTTTGGGGGCTTCCCGCAGGAGCTGTTTGCCATGCAGTATCCCGCGCCCGGCGCGCCCACATTTGCCCAGTCCATCATCGAGCACGTGCAGGGTGTGCACGGCTCCCACGACTGGGGCCTCGACCACGGCACCTGGACCATCCTGCACCACCTGTTTCCGGCAGCCGACATTCCGGTGTTTCAGCTCAGCCTGGACGCCACCAAATCCATGCAGCAGCACTACGACCTGGCCCGGCAGCTGCGGTTTCTGCGCGACCGGGGCGTGCTGATTATCGGCAGCGGCAACGTGGTGCACAACCTGCGCCAGAGCATGCCCAAGCTCATGCTGGGCGACGCGACGCCCTACGACTGGGCCATTGAGTTTGACGAGTGGGTGAAAGCCAGGCTCAACCAGCGCGACTTCGCCAGCCTGGTCAACTACCAGCAGCTCAGCGGCGCCAGCGGGCAGCTCGCCGTGCCCACCACCGACCATTATCTGCCGCTGCTCTACAGCCTGGGCCTGGCCGATAAGGACGAGGACATCACCCACACGTTTGAGGAAGTGAGCTACGGCGGGCTGAGCATGCGCACGTTTGTGGCCGGCTAA
- a CDS encoding sensor histidine kinase yields the protein MVRPVLLLACLVSGLLPAAALPPPTLPKQAQLRALCKATEFLLLSDNERAEAQSRRIIRVAGQQQYAGELARGYWLLGSALRSKSEFDSSLYYAQRALTLFAAQHDDAGRADVYSLMAQNYKRIGDMQRVPVLKRTALHWARLARTTAARGPHYAEQSRAYLVEGIIYRDLGRLDSAKICYLASMALEQQHPSEPSSLPVGYADYGQAIMDEGRDLRAAVGYFRRALPLYRQQNNRNGQEHAYRNLSWAYRQQQQPTQAVAAADSALALGRAIGDPHRLGNSLQAAYLAYRDAGQLHTALRLLEEEKKVEQAIASVDLTRAVATVAARYKAEQLQARIATLNQENTRRRQQLWALGAVLIGAGGLLTLTVWQYRLSRRAQVQLQANHRQITEQAGRLTTLMQELHHRVKNNLAIISGLLRLQANRLTEAGAVQAVRESQQRVEAMSLIHQRLYQTSEVTTVNMQHYVRDLATSLLTAYGHQPETFDLQVEVTQPLLPVDVAVPLGLLLNELLTNAFKHAYATVARPALRVYLGPDPQQPGPGLLLEVQDNGPGIAAGQCQSGAGSFGQRLITSLSEQLGGEMELRPGPGALFRLHLFPEALAGVP from the coding sequence GTGGTTCGTCCCGTTCTTCTGCTTGCCTGCCTGGTAAGCGGGCTGCTGCCCGCGGCGGCCCTGCCGCCCCCTACCCTGCCCAAGCAAGCCCAGCTCCGGGCCCTGTGCAAAGCCACTGAGTTTCTGCTGCTCTCCGACAACGAGCGGGCCGAAGCCCAGAGCCGCCGGATCATCCGGGTGGCCGGGCAGCAGCAGTACGCCGGGGAGCTGGCCCGGGGCTACTGGCTGCTGGGCTCCGCGCTGCGCAGCAAAAGCGAGTTTGACTCCAGCCTCTACTACGCCCAGCGCGCCCTGACGCTGTTTGCGGCCCAGCACGACGACGCGGGCCGCGCGGACGTGTACTCGCTCATGGCCCAGAACTACAAGCGCATCGGCGACATGCAGCGGGTGCCGGTGCTCAAGCGCACGGCCCTGCACTGGGCCCGGCTGGCCCGCACCACGGCCGCGCGCGGCCCGCACTACGCCGAGCAAAGCCGGGCTTACCTGGTGGAAGGCATTATCTACCGGGACCTGGGCCGCCTGGATTCGGCCAAAATATGCTACCTGGCCAGCATGGCCCTGGAGCAGCAGCACCCCAGCGAGCCGTCGAGCCTGCCGGTGGGCTACGCCGACTACGGACAGGCCATTATGGACGAGGGCCGCGACCTGCGGGCCGCCGTGGGCTATTTCCGCCGGGCCCTGCCCCTGTACCGGCAGCAAAACAACCGCAACGGCCAGGAGCACGCCTACCGCAACCTGAGCTGGGCCTACCGCCAGCAGCAGCAGCCCACCCAGGCCGTTGCCGCCGCCGACTCGGCCCTGGCGCTGGGCCGCGCCATTGGCGACCCGCACCGGCTGGGCAACTCCCTGCAGGCCGCTTACCTGGCTTACCGCGACGCGGGCCAGCTGCATACCGCCCTGCGCCTGCTGGAAGAAGAAAAGAAAGTGGAGCAAGCCATTGCCAGCGTCGACCTGACCCGGGCCGTGGCCACGGTGGCGGCCCGCTACAAGGCCGAGCAGCTGCAGGCCCGGATTGCGACCCTGAACCAGGAAAACACCCGGCGGCGGCAGCAGCTCTGGGCCCTGGGCGCGGTACTCATCGGGGCCGGCGGGCTACTGACGCTGACCGTGTGGCAGTACCGGCTGAGCCGCCGGGCGCAGGTGCAGCTGCAGGCCAACCACCGGCAGATAACCGAGCAGGCCGGCCGCCTCACCACCCTGATGCAGGAACTGCACCACCGGGTCAAAAACAACCTGGCCATCATTTCCGGGCTGCTGCGCCTGCAGGCCAACCGCCTCACCGAGGCCGGCGCCGTGCAGGCCGTGCGCGAAAGTCAGCAGCGGGTAGAGGCCATGTCCCTGATTCACCAGCGCCTATACCAAACCAGTGAGGTGACCACCGTGAACATGCAGCACTACGTGCGCGACCTGGCCACCAGCCTGCTCACGGCCTACGGGCACCAGCCCGAAACCTTCGACCTGCAAGTGGAAGTAACCCAGCCCCTGCTCCCCGTGGACGTGGCCGTGCCGCTGGGCCTGTTGCTCAACGAGCTGCTGACCAATGCCTTCAAGCACGCCTACGCCACCGTAGCCCGGCCGGCCTTGCGCGTGTACCTGGGCCCCGACCCGCAGCAACCCGGCCCGGGCCTGCTGCTGGAAGTGCAGGACAACGGCCCCGGCATTGCGGCCGGGCAGTGCCAGTCCGGCGCGGGCAGCTTCGGGCAGCGCCTTATTACCTCCCTGAGCGAGCAGCTCGGCGGCGAAATGGAGCTGCGGCCCGGTCCGGGCGCTTTGTTCCGGCTGCATCTTTTCCCCGAAGCCCTGGCTGGCGTTCCGTAA
- a CDS encoding response regulator: MTLPTDSQVQILLVEDEAVLALDLCDTLEADGYRVVGTARSGPRALSLFQQHRVDLVLCDIHIQGEWDGIETATRLQAERPVPLIYLTAHADQATLERALRTGPAAYLTKPATMASLRAAIILALQRFAEPAPAPAPDRDLHTRDTILQLGDHVFIKDNYQFVRIPLRDIQVLEADNTYTTLITTARKYALRLSLGAVLERLRFPALVRVHRSFALNIEQVEAFSEAEATVAGQLVPLGRQYKENFLQQFQPR; this comes from the coding sequence ATGACCTTGCCAACGGATAGCCAGGTACAGATTCTGCTGGTGGAAGACGAGGCCGTGCTGGCCCTGGACCTGTGCGACACGCTGGAGGCCGACGGCTACCGCGTGGTGGGCACGGCCCGCTCGGGGCCCCGGGCGCTGTCCCTGTTTCAGCAGCACCGCGTGGACCTGGTGCTCTGCGACATTCATATTCAGGGCGAATGGGACGGCATTGAAACCGCGACCCGCCTGCAGGCCGAGCGCCCCGTGCCCCTGATCTACCTGACTGCCCACGCCGACCAGGCCACGCTGGAGCGGGCCCTGCGCACCGGGCCGGCCGCCTACCTCACCAAGCCCGCCACGATGGCCAGCTTGCGGGCCGCCATTATTCTGGCCTTGCAGCGGTTTGCCGAGCCCGCCCCCGCCCCGGCTCCCGACCGCGACCTGCACACCCGCGACACGATCCTGCAGCTCGGCGACCATGTCTTTATCAAGGACAACTACCAGTTCGTGCGGATTCCGCTGCGCGACATTCAGGTGCTGGAAGCCGACAACACCTACACCACCCTGATTACCACCGCCCGCAAGTATGCGCTGCGCCTTTCCCTGGGGGCGGTGCTGGAGCGGCTGCGGTTTCCGGCGCTGGTGCGCGTGCACCGCTCCTTCGCGCTCAACATCGAGCAGGTAGAGGCCTTCAGCGAGGCCGAGGCCACCGTGGCCGGCCAGCTGGTGCCGCTGGGCCGGCAGTACAAGGAGAATTTTCTGCAGCAGTTTCAGCCCCGCTAA
- a CDS encoding winged helix-turn-helix domain-containing protein — MKKLLHPELSFRLHGRLWLEGPQDRFMGIGRLELLEKIHRLGSISRAAQEMQMSYKRAWDLVSSLNQQAREPLVSTQAGGKRGGGALVTPAGLALMQEFAALQARFQAFLALEEKRLLEE; from the coding sequence ATGAAAAAGCTGCTGCACCCCGAGTTGTCGTTTCGCCTGCACGGCCGCCTGTGGCTGGAAGGCCCCCAGGACCGGTTTATGGGCATCGGGCGGCTGGAGCTGCTGGAAAAGATTCACCGGCTGGGCTCCATTTCCCGGGCCGCCCAGGAAATGCAGATGTCCTACAAGCGGGCCTGGGACCTGGTCAGCTCCCTGAACCAGCAGGCGCGCGAGCCCCTGGTGAGCACCCAGGCCGGCGGCAAGCGGGGCGGCGGCGCCCTGGTAACGCCCGCCGGCCTGGCGCTGATGCAGGAGTTTGCGGCCCTGCAAGCCCGGTTTCAGGCGTTTCTGGCGCTGGAAGAAAAGCGGCTGCTGGAAGAATAG
- a CDS encoding TonB-dependent receptor, which translates to MRNVTRIDSPWNVKLLILLLGLGGSPGVVVAQAPARPDTTRLQLGEVVITASRVEESILQSPVTVEKLGARALRLTPAPSFFDALEGVKGVQVLTPSLGFKVLNARGFANTTNVRFVQLVDGIDNQAPHIGGPIGNALGPSDLDIASVEIVPGTAAALYGLNAINGLANFSTLSPFNSAGLSAQQKTGLNHVRDADVGVKVYSETSVRYARVLTPRLAFKVNGTYSRGYDWVARDQTELNPDGNATTGLLGADNPARDPVNSYGNESSDRIAFRRGGKTYSVARTGYQEQDVVDYRLQNRKADAALHFRPRAGTELSYTYRVAVFDNVYQRSNRFQLQRYQLQQHAVQLRSPVVQARAYLTRENTGRSYNLRSMAENLDRNYKPDNAWISDYGAAYDQAIAARQSVAQAHQAGRAAADAGRYQPGTALFEEKLGELQNINNWDQGAALRVRADLVHAEGQLNVAELLRRGGRLPLPTALDLLAGADHRTYVIQPDGNYFINPAPGQDPYSALTYGKTGGFVQAGARLLGQRLRLTATVRADKNDYFDLRFNPRFTAVYSPTARHNFRVSYQRGYRFPSLFEGFSNVNSGQVKRIGGLRVMSAGVFENSYLRSSIDAFNAAVTASVNANTSTTLTPAQKQSQAIAANQGLLRRNPYTYLRPEQIRSLELGYKAALVPDGRLLLDVDCYYNAYRDFIAQVEAYVPKTLNPDSAALYLSTRAGQNRYRLWTNAQSRVFNFGGSVGLRYEGAGGLLAGANATYARLARTESGDGLEDGFNTPRWMLNLSLGDETLLRRLGGSVSYHWQQGYYSQTFLVTGTVPAYGSLDAQLSYPLVRPDVRLKLGATNVLNRYYTSFLGGPSIGGLYYLSLTCAVK; encoded by the coding sequence ATGCGCAACGTTACCCGAATTGACAGCCCCTGGAACGTAAAACTCCTGATCCTGCTGCTGGGTCTGGGTGGAAGCCCGGGCGTGGTAGTGGCCCAGGCCCCCGCGCGCCCCGACACCACCCGGCTGCAGCTGGGCGAGGTAGTCATTACGGCCTCGCGGGTGGAGGAAAGTATTTTACAGTCGCCTGTGACGGTGGAGAAGCTCGGGGCCCGGGCCCTGCGCCTGACGCCCGCGCCCTCGTTTTTCGACGCGCTGGAGGGCGTGAAGGGCGTGCAGGTGCTCACGCCCAGCCTGGGGTTTAAGGTGCTCAACGCTAGGGGCTTTGCCAATACCACCAACGTGCGGTTTGTGCAGCTCGTCGACGGCATCGACAACCAGGCGCCCCACATCGGCGGGCCCATCGGCAACGCGCTGGGGCCGAGCGACCTGGACATTGCCAGCGTGGAAATCGTGCCGGGTACGGCCGCCGCCCTCTACGGGCTCAATGCCATTAACGGCCTGGCCAATTTCAGTACCCTGAGCCCGTTCAACTCGGCGGGGCTGAGCGCGCAGCAAAAAACCGGCCTCAACCACGTGCGGGACGCCGACGTGGGCGTGAAGGTGTATTCTGAAACCAGCGTGCGCTACGCCCGGGTGCTGACGCCCCGGCTGGCGTTCAAGGTAAACGGTACCTACAGCCGGGGCTACGACTGGGTAGCCCGCGACCAGACCGAGCTGAACCCCGACGGCAACGCCACCACCGGGCTGCTGGGGGCCGACAACCCGGCCCGCGACCCGGTGAACAGCTACGGCAACGAGTCGTCGGACCGGATTGCGTTTCGGCGGGGCGGCAAAACCTACTCGGTGGCCCGCACCGGCTACCAGGAGCAGGACGTGGTGGACTACCGCCTGCAAAACCGCAAGGCCGACGCGGCGCTGCACTTCCGGCCCCGGGCCGGCACCGAGCTGAGCTACACCTACCGGGTGGCCGTGTTCGACAACGTGTACCAGCGCTCCAACCGGTTTCAGCTGCAACGCTACCAGCTCCAGCAGCACGCTGTGCAGCTGCGTAGCCCGGTGGTGCAGGCCCGCGCCTACCTCACCCGCGAAAACACGGGCCGCAGCTACAACCTCCGCTCGATGGCCGAAAACCTGGACCGTAATTACAAGCCCGACAACGCCTGGATCAGTGACTACGGGGCGGCGTATGACCAGGCCATTGCGGCCCGGCAGAGCGTGGCCCAGGCCCACCAGGCCGGCCGGGCCGCCGCCGACGCGGGCCGCTACCAGCCCGGCACCGCCCTGTTCGAGGAGAAGCTCGGGGAGTTGCAGAACATCAACAACTGGGACCAGGGCGCGGCCCTGCGCGTGCGCGCCGACCTGGTGCACGCCGAGGGGCAGCTGAACGTGGCCGAGCTGCTGCGCCGCGGTGGCCGCCTGCCGCTGCCCACCGCCCTCGACCTGCTGGCCGGGGCCGACCACCGCACCTACGTCATTCAGCCCGACGGCAACTACTTCATCAACCCCGCGCCCGGCCAGGACCCCTACAGCGCGCTGACGTACGGCAAAACCGGGGGCTTCGTGCAGGCCGGGGCGCGGCTGCTGGGGCAGCGGCTGCGGCTGACGGCCACCGTGCGCGCCGACAAGAACGACTACTTCGATCTGCGCTTCAACCCGCGCTTCACGGCCGTGTACTCGCCCACGGCGCGCCACAATTTCCGGGTGAGCTACCAGCGCGGCTACCGGTTTCCGAGCTTGTTTGAGGGCTTTTCCAACGTGAACAGCGGGCAGGTGAAGCGCATCGGCGGGCTGCGGGTGATGTCGGCGGGGGTGTTTGAGAACAGCTACCTGCGCAGCAGCATCGACGCCTTCAACGCGGCCGTGACGGCCAGCGTGAATGCCAATACCTCGACCACGCTGACGCCGGCCCAGAAGCAGAGCCAGGCCATTGCCGCCAACCAGGGCCTGCTGCGCCGCAACCCCTACACCTACCTGCGACCCGAGCAGATCCGGTCCCTGGAGCTGGGCTACAAGGCCGCGCTGGTGCCCGACGGCCGCCTGCTGCTCGACGTGGACTGCTACTACAACGCCTACCGCGACTTTATTGCCCAGGTGGAAGCCTACGTGCCCAAAACCCTGAACCCCGACTCGGCCGCCCTCTACCTGAGCACCCGCGCCGGGCAGAACCGCTACCGCCTCTGGACCAACGCCCAGTCGAGGGTGTTCAACTTCGGGGGCTCGGTGGGGCTGCGCTACGAGGGGGCCGGCGGGCTGCTGGCCGGGGCCAACGCCACCTACGCCCGCCTGGCCCGCACCGAATCGGGGGACGGGCTGGAGGACGGCTTCAACACCCCGCGCTGGATGCTGAATCTGAGCCTGGGCGACGAGACGCTGTTGCGGCGCCTGGGCGGCAGCGTGAGCTACCACTGGCAGCAGGGCTACTACTCCCAGACGTTTCTGGTGACGGGCACCGTGCCGGCCTACGGCTCGCTCGACGCCCAGCTCAGCTACCCCCTGGTCCGCCCCGACGTGCGCCTCAAGCTAGGGGCTACCAACGTGCTGAACCGGTATTACACCTCCTTTCTGGGCGGGCCCAGCATCGGGGGGCTGTATTATCTGAGCCTGACCTGCGCGGTGAAGTAG
- a CDS encoding CatB-related O-acetyltransferase, which produces MPIGPAPDTLHPLPHHHKLVFLKNIITRPTITVGDYTYYDDFDDPLNFERNVLYHFDFIGDQLIIGRFCAIASGVKFIMNGGNHETSPVSTFPFAIFGHGWETSARGVAIHEKYPSKGDTHIGHDVWIGHAATIMPGVRVGNGAIIATHAVVTADVPDYAIVGGNPARVIRYRFDAPTVARLNQLAWWHWDAAKITRNLHLLNAADLDALEQCQ; this is translated from the coding sequence ATGCCCATTGGTCCCGCCCCCGACACGCTGCACCCGCTGCCCCACCACCACAAGCTGGTATTCCTCAAAAACATCATCACCCGCCCCACCATCACCGTCGGCGACTATACCTACTACGACGACTTCGACGACCCGCTCAACTTTGAGCGCAACGTGCTCTACCACTTCGATTTTATCGGCGACCAGCTCATTATTGGCCGCTTCTGCGCCATTGCCTCGGGGGTGAAGTTCATCATGAACGGCGGCAACCACGAAACCAGCCCCGTTTCCACGTTCCCCTTCGCCATTTTCGGCCACGGCTGGGAAACCAGTGCCCGGGGCGTGGCCATCCACGAAAAGTACCCCTCCAAAGGCGACACCCACATCGGCCACGACGTCTGGATTGGCCACGCGGCTACCATCATGCCCGGGGTGCGCGTCGGCAACGGGGCCATCATCGCCACCCACGCCGTCGTCACGGCCGACGTGCCCGACTACGCCATCGTGGGCGGCAACCCGGCCAGGGTCATCCGCTACCGTTTCGACGCGCCCACGGTAGCGCGGCTCAACCAGCTAGCCTGGTGGCACTGGGACGCCGCCAAAATCACCCGCAACCTTCACCTGCTCAACGCCGCCGACCTCGACGCGCTGGAGCAGTGCCAGTAG